One Nitrosopumilus piranensis genomic region harbors:
- a CDS encoding zinc-ribbon domain-containing protein gives MKPQSCRNCGKELWENQTICPKCGREREQENPE, from the coding sequence ATGAAACCACAATCGTGTAGAAATTGCGGGAAAGAGCTATGGGAAAACCAAACCATTTGTCCCAAATGTGGGAGAGAAAGAGAACAAGAAAATCCTGAATAA
- a CDS encoding cobalamin-binding protein translates to MEKRIVSFLPSATELIYELGAQEDLYGVTHECKFPTEASLKPKVINSVIDSEKLTSSQINTITCQLLNDKKDIFELNEKNLIDANPDIIITQETCSVCAAYTNQVNKAIKILEKKPSVYSMDPHNLEEIFESVREIGIVLGREVKAQEILESLKKRIQKIKNRVKDKSSKVLALEWLDPFFTAGHWIPEMIKIAGGRNLISRAGEHSRRMSFEEVKESNPDIIILMPCGFDVKRTVLEYKSILAKNQAWLNIDAVKNNKVFAVDANSFFSKPSIRTIEGIEILAKIIHPNEFQKTIVSENSFSKIE, encoded by the coding sequence ATGGAAAAAAGAATTGTGTCGTTTTTGCCAAGTGCTACAGAATTAATTTATGAGTTAGGGGCTCAGGAAGATCTCTACGGAGTAACACATGAGTGCAAATTTCCAACTGAAGCGTCTCTTAAGCCAAAAGTAATCAATTCAGTAATAGATTCTGAAAAATTAACAAGTAGCCAGATCAATACTATAACTTGCCAGTTACTCAATGATAAAAAAGACATTTTTGAATTAAATGAAAAAAATCTAATTGATGCAAACCCAGATATAATAATTACACAAGAAACATGCTCTGTTTGTGCAGCTTACACCAATCAAGTGAACAAAGCCATCAAAATTCTTGAGAAAAAACCATCAGTGTATTCAATGGATCCTCACAATTTAGAAGAAATATTTGAGTCAGTAAGAGAGATAGGAATTGTTTTAGGAAGAGAAGTGAAAGCACAAGAGATTTTAGAGTCTTTGAAAAAAAGAATTCAAAAAATCAAAAATAGAGTAAAAGACAAATCATCAAAAGTTTTGGCATTAGAATGGCTTGATCCATTTTTTACAGCAGGTCACTGGATTCCAGAAATGATCAAAATTGCAGGAGGTAGAAATTTGATAAGTAGAGCAGGAGAGCACTCTAGACGGATGAGTTTTGAAGAGGTTAAAGAAAGTAATCCAGACATAATAATTCTCATGCCTTGTGGGTTTGATGTCAAGCGAACAGTTTTAGAATACAAATCGATTCTGGCAAAAAATCAGGCATGGCTAAATATTGATGCCGTAAAAAACAACAAAGTTTTTGCAGTTGACGCAAATTCTTTTTTTAGCAAACCTAGCATACGTACAATTGAAGGAATTGAAATTCTTGCAAAAATTATACACCCAAATGAATTTCAAAAGACGATAGTTTCAGAAAAT
- a CDS encoding DUF1722 domain-containing protein, with product MNKNQEKTDMSILSEEDIKEYVLKRFDDVKKGKISNLVTFQAMNKYMLMVHDQNELKILGNIVASYKKVSLSEIMSEYEKHLRKALEKPPTTKSHANAIMHIFGYFSKKFNVSEKELFFKLLNQFREGKITVGKILSEINPITYRFNTTYLANQTYFLLYADNQLGNFFQMLSQK from the coding sequence GTGAACAAAAATCAAGAGAAAACTGACATGTCAATACTGTCTGAAGAGGATATCAAAGAATATGTCTTAAAAAGATTCGATGATGTGAAAAAAGGAAAGATCAGTAATCTGGTAACATTTCAAGCCATGAACAAATACATGCTTATGGTTCATGATCAAAATGAATTAAAAATTTTAGGGAACATTGTTGCAAGTTACAAAAAAGTTTCATTATCAGAGATTATGTCAGAATATGAAAAGCACCTTAGAAAAGCGTTAGAAAAACCACCAACAACCAAATCGCATGCAAATGCTATAATGCATATTTTTGGGTATTTTTCAAAAAAATTCAATGTCTCTGAAAAGGAATTATTTTTCAAATTATTAAATCAATTTAGAGAAGGTAAGATCACGGTTGGAAAAATATTATCTGAGATTAATCCAATCACCTATAGATTCAACACTACATATCTTGCAAATCAAACATATTTTCTCTTGTATGCAGATAATCAACTAGGAAATTTCTTTCAAATGTTATCACAGAAATAG
- a CDS encoding Nre family DNA repair protein: protein MSSNSQDIRRSILTKWHETLSRYGNLFSSDSISGTSPPSVFVGSYNYPKVFVGPMVPPIHGDTSLLDSPEKWKGKSLEEIVNFRLNLIRGTQKIPIDKTEGRYIESLQEVTMSSKPTDSDLIFQKSVSSNISLDGESAPFGPTGEIKSAKFSGTSSVKTIEKTFYDKDLKAQDAVLNLYNSGIDISKIQKCFSIGMLGQRRKLVPTKWSITATDDIIASSLVEDVLDYGLIDSCKVFSYDHLGNHFAVVLFPHRWIYEMIEAWYSNGVMGFGSDHEDARGINHPPAIAGAYFAAKLGVLEYLHIHEIQSGVVILREIRPEYAIPVGVWQVREGIREAMKRKPLVVNNFDDALTLASNKMSISKSEWLSHGNISKLMRQKTLSDFF, encoded by the coding sequence ATGTCTTCTAATTCTCAGGATATACGACGTTCCATTTTAACAAAGTGGCATGAAACATTATCAAGATACGGAAATCTATTTTCTTCTGATTCAATTAGTGGTACAAGCCCTCCGTCTGTGTTTGTAGGTTCGTACAATTATCCCAAAGTCTTTGTAGGTCCAATGGTTCCTCCAATTCATGGAGATACAAGTTTACTTGATTCACCTGAAAAATGGAAAGGCAAATCTCTGGAAGAAATTGTAAATTTTCGATTAAATTTAATTCGTGGGACCCAAAAAATACCTATTGATAAAACTGAAGGTCGTTACATAGAGAGTCTTCAAGAAGTAACAATGTCTTCAAAACCAACTGATTCAGATTTAATTTTCCAAAAATCTGTTTCTTCAAACATTTCTTTGGATGGTGAAAGTGCACCTTTTGGTCCTACTGGTGAGATAAAATCTGCAAAATTTTCTGGAACATCATCTGTGAAAACCATTGAAAAAACATTCTATGATAAGGATCTTAAGGCCCAAGATGCTGTTTTAAATTTATACAATTCTGGAATTGATATTTCAAAAATTCAAAAGTGCTTTAGTATTGGAATGTTAGGCCAAAGACGTAAACTTGTCCCTACCAAATGGAGCATCACTGCAACTGATGATATTATTGCATCCTCTCTGGTTGAAGATGTATTGGATTACGGGTTGATTGATTCTTGCAAAGTTTTTTCATATGATCATCTTGGAAATCATTTTGCTGTTGTTTTATTCCCTCATAGGTGGATTTATGAAATGATTGAAGCCTGGTATTCTAATGGTGTTATGGGATTTGGTTCTGATCATGAGGATGCACGTGGAATCAATCATCCTCCTGCTATAGCAGGTGCTTATTTTGCAGCAAAATTAGGCGTACTTGAATATCTCCACATACATGAAATTCAGTCCGGCGTGGTGATTCTAAGAGAAATTAGACCTGAATATGCTATTCCTGTTGGTGTTTGGCAGGTACGTGAAGGTATCCGGGAAGCAATGAAGAGAAAGCCCTTAGTTGTAAACAATTTTGATGATGCTCTAACATTGGCCTCAAATAAGATGAGTATTAGTAAATCTGAATGGTTGTCTCATGGCAATATTTCAAAATTAATGCGACAAAAAACACTCTCAGATTTTTTCTAG